The proteins below come from a single Caulobacter segnis ATCC 21756 genomic window:
- the pcaH gene encoding protocatechuate 3,4-dioxygenase subunit beta gives MSLILPGSYRREDAGQPPSLYPDYGSTVSRSPREPLVRIPHTLTETTGPANAWSRLMGESMADLTTQHKGEPLGQRIVVSGRVVDEDGRPVPHTVVEVWQANAAGRYIHKKDQWDAPLDPNFTGAGRVITDAEGRYRFISVRPGAYPWRNHKNAWRPSHIHLSLLGPAFATRLVTQMYFPDDPLIEIDPIANAVPMPFRQRMVSRFDLETTEPNWALGYVFDIVLRGRDATPFENGQ, from the coding sequence ATGAGCCTGATCCTGCCTGGTTCCTATCGGCGCGAAGACGCGGGCCAGCCGCCCTCGCTCTATCCGGACTACGGGTCGACCGTCTCGCGCTCGCCCCGCGAACCTCTGGTCAGGATCCCCCACACCCTGACCGAGACCACCGGCCCGGCGAACGCCTGGTCGCGGCTGATGGGCGAGTCGATGGCCGACCTGACGACCCAGCACAAGGGCGAGCCCCTGGGCCAGCGGATCGTCGTCTCGGGCCGCGTCGTCGACGAGGACGGTCGGCCCGTTCCCCACACTGTGGTCGAGGTCTGGCAGGCCAACGCCGCCGGCCGCTACATCCACAAGAAGGACCAGTGGGACGCGCCGCTGGACCCCAACTTCACCGGCGCCGGGCGGGTGATCACCGACGCCGAGGGTCGCTACCGCTTCATCTCGGTGCGGCCGGGCGCCTATCCCTGGCGGAACCACAAGAACGCGTGGCGTCCGTCGCACATCCACCTGTCGCTGCTGGGCCCGGCGTTCGCCACCCGACTGGTGACCCAGATGTACTTCCCGGACGATCCGCTGATCGAGATCGATCCGATCGCCAACGCCGTGCCCATGCCCTTCCGCCAGCGGATGGTCTCGCGCTTCGACCTCGAGACGACCGAACCCAACTGGGCCCTGGGCTACGTCTTCGACATCGTCCTGCGCGGCCGTGACGCCACGCCTTTCGAGAACGGCCAATGA
- the pcaG gene encoding protocatechuate 3,4-dioxygenase subunit alpha produces MTPEQARPAPRQDNQDPAIFGQTPWQTVGPFFHYGLPWKGGADLVGTSEIGARPELMPPEHYVLASPSPKGEIAGETIILEGAVIDADGQVIPDAMVEIWQADAAGRYAEGNTGFIGFGRSSTSEDGIYRFRTLRPGAIGDGHAPHIAIGVFGRGLLKRLVTRAYFEGDDANASDAILDLVPAQRRDTLIARRVGEEDGAAVWRFDIILQGEGETVFFDI; encoded by the coding sequence ATGACCCCCGAACAAGCCCGCCCCGCCCCGCGCCAGGACAACCAAGATCCGGCGATCTTCGGCCAGACACCCTGGCAGACGGTCGGCCCCTTCTTCCACTACGGCCTGCCCTGGAAGGGCGGCGCCGACCTGGTCGGGACCAGCGAGATCGGCGCGCGCCCGGAGCTTATGCCGCCCGAACACTACGTTCTGGCCTCGCCCAGCCCCAAGGGCGAGATCGCGGGCGAGACGATCATCCTTGAAGGCGCGGTGATCGACGCCGACGGCCAGGTGATCCCGGACGCCATGGTCGAGATCTGGCAGGCCGACGCGGCCGGCCGCTACGCCGAAGGCAACACCGGCTTCATCGGCTTTGGCCGATCCTCGACCAGCGAGGACGGGATCTACCGCTTCCGCACCCTTCGTCCCGGCGCGATCGGCGACGGCCACGCCCCGCACATCGCCATCGGCGTCTTCGGCCGGGGCCTGCTCAAGCGCCTGGTCACCCGGGCCTATTTCGAGGGCGACGACGCCAACGCCAGCGACGCGATCCTCGACCTCGTTCCGGCCCAGCGCCGCGACACGCTGATCGCCCGCCGCGTGGGGGAAGAGGACGGGGCCGCCGTCTGGCGCTTCGACATCATCTTGCAAGGCGAAGGCGAAACGGTCTTCTTCGACATCTGA
- the pcaB gene encoding 3-carboxy-cis,cis-muconate cycloisomerase — protein MPSLLRDRPASTPEMLAVFGDEALLKAALAFEAELALAQAELGLIPRGDAEAIAAACASPFDIAELAEATAHAGTLAIPLVERLRARVSPPEAAGRVHKGATSQDLADTALMLQARDGAALIRRDAARLADALAVLARAHHSTPMLGRTLLQAALPITFGLKVSTWLSGVTGALTRFDREIGAIRLQFGGATGSRAGLDGQGAALAERLAVRLNLPPALPWHAERQGVAGLASALAILTGAIGKIAGDVALMAQVEVGEAFEPRQAGRGGSSAMAHKRNPTGCQVALSAAIRAPHLAATLVSALPQQHERGLGGWQAEGPVLAELFQLTHGALAAMVTVIEGLEVDEGRMAANLAAAQVGTDTGESAALVAQALAAYEKDR, from the coding sequence TTGCCTTCCCTGCTGCGCGACCGACCGGCCTCGACGCCGGAGATGCTGGCCGTGTTCGGCGACGAGGCGCTGCTGAAGGCGGCCCTGGCGTTCGAAGCCGAGCTCGCCCTGGCCCAGGCCGAGCTGGGCCTGATCCCGCGAGGCGACGCCGAGGCGATCGCAGCCGCCTGCGCGTCCCCGTTCGACATCGCCGAACTGGCCGAAGCCACCGCCCACGCGGGCACCCTGGCCATTCCGCTGGTCGAGCGCCTCCGGGCCCGCGTGTCGCCGCCGGAGGCCGCCGGGCGCGTCCACAAGGGCGCGACCAGCCAGGACCTCGCGGACACCGCGCTGATGCTGCAGGCGCGGGATGGCGCGGCGCTGATCCGACGCGACGCGGCGCGGCTGGCCGACGCCCTCGCGGTTCTGGCGCGCGCACATCACTCCACCCCGATGCTGGGCCGCACCCTGCTCCAGGCCGCCCTGCCGATCACCTTTGGCCTGAAGGTCTCGACCTGGCTGTCGGGCGTGACCGGCGCGCTGACGCGGTTCGACCGCGAGATCGGCGCGATCCGCCTGCAGTTCGGCGGAGCCACCGGCTCGCGCGCCGGCCTCGACGGACAGGGCGCGGCGCTGGCGGAACGGCTGGCCGTGCGGCTCAACCTTCCACCCGCCCTCCCCTGGCACGCCGAGCGCCAAGGGGTGGCGGGTCTGGCCTCCGCGCTGGCCATCCTGACCGGCGCGATCGGCAAGATCGCCGGCGACGTCGCGCTGATGGCCCAGGTCGAGGTCGGCGAGGCCTTCGAGCCGCGCCAGGCCGGACGGGGCGGCTCCTCGGCCATGGCTCACAAGCGCAATCCGACCGGATGCCAGGTCGCCCTGTCGGCGGCGATCCGCGCGCCGCATCTGGCGGCCACCCTCGTCTCGGCCCTGCCCCAGCAGCATGAGCGCGGCCTGGGCGGCTGGCAGGCCGAGGGGCCCGTCCTGGCCGAACTGTTCCAACTGACCCACGGCGCCCTCGCCGCCATGGTCACGGTCATCGAAGGCCTGGAGGTCGACGAGGGCCGCATGGCCGCCAACCTCGCCGCCGCCCAGGTCGGGACCGACACGGGCGAGAGCGCGGCGCTGGTCGCCCAGGCGCTGGCCGCTTACGAAAAGGACCGCTGA
- the pcaDC gene encoding bifunctional 3-oxoadipate enol-lactonase/4-carboxymuconolactone decarboxylase PcaDC, translating to MPFAISHGARLYWRQDGAADKPALVLLTSIGTDLSLYDPVVPLLTPDFLVIRLDTRGHGASDAPAGDYSLDLLADDVLAVMDAAGVDKASLCGTSLGGMIAMTLAAKAPERVEALILACTSPAMDPSTWDQRLALIRAEGMGAIVEAVMGRFFSDAFRAQHPEVVETVRVGMRAQSVDGYAGCGAAIRDMALLERLPAIVAPALVVTGAKDLATPYDGHGERIVAAVTGARHVEIGGAHLPSLEAPTALAGAVRDFLREVRRGTAVREAKDTLFEAGLEIRRKVLGDAWVDKSLAKRTAFTADYQAMITRYAWNEIWGRPGLDHRTRRLLVLAICASLARWEEFRLHVRAGLEQGGFTQEELKEVLMQTAIYAGVPAANTAFTEAAEVIAELG from the coding sequence ATGCCCTTCGCGATCTCGCACGGCGCCCGCCTCTACTGGCGTCAGGACGGCGCGGCCGACAAACCGGCCCTGGTGCTGCTGACCTCGATCGGCACGGATCTGTCGCTCTACGATCCGGTCGTGCCGCTGCTGACCCCGGACTTCCTCGTCATCCGCCTGGACACACGGGGGCACGGGGCGTCGGACGCGCCGGCCGGCGACTACAGCCTGGACCTGCTGGCCGACGACGTGCTGGCGGTGATGGACGCCGCCGGCGTCGACAAGGCCAGCCTGTGCGGGACCTCGCTGGGCGGCATGATCGCCATGACCCTGGCCGCCAAGGCGCCCGAGCGGGTCGAGGCTTTGATCCTGGCCTGCACATCGCCGGCCATGGATCCTTCCACCTGGGACCAGCGTCTGGCTCTGATCCGCGCCGAAGGCATGGGCGCGATCGTCGAGGCGGTGATGGGGCGCTTCTTCTCCGACGCCTTCCGGGCCCAGCATCCTGAGGTCGTCGAGACCGTGCGCGTCGGCATGCGGGCCCAGAGCGTCGACGGCTACGCCGGCTGCGGCGCGGCCATCCGTGACATGGCCCTGCTGGAGCGCCTGCCGGCCATCGTCGCTCCGGCCCTGGTGGTGACCGGAGCCAAGGACCTCGCCACCCCTTACGATGGCCATGGCGAGCGCATCGTCGCCGCCGTCACGGGCGCGCGCCATGTCGAGATCGGCGGCGCCCACCTGCCCAGCCTGGAAGCGCCCACGGCCCTGGCCGGCGCGGTGCGGGACTTCCTGCGCGAGGTCCGGCGCGGGACCGCCGTGCGCGAAGCCAAGGACACGTTGTTTGAGGCGGGCCTGGAAATCCGCCGCAAGGTGCTGGGCGACGCCTGGGTCGACAAGTCCCTGGCCAAGCGCACCGCCTTCACCGCCGACTACCAGGCGATGATCACCCGCTACGCCTGGAACGAGATCTGGGGCCGGCCGGGCCTCGATCACCGCACCCGCCGCCTGCTGGTGCTGGCCATCTGCGCCAGCCTGGCGCGGTGGGAGGAGTTCCGTCTCCACGTCCGCGCCGGCTTGGAGCAAGGCGGCTTCACCCAGGAGGAGCTGAAGGAGGTGCTGATGCAGACGGCGATCTACGCCGGCGTGCCCGCCGCCAACACCGCCTTCACCGAGGCCGCCGAGGTCATCGCCGAATTGGGCTGA
- a CDS encoding alpha/beta hydrolase family protein, with protein sequence MKLPILAATLAALVLPSAVVAREPAPPLYQAVMESDPSLPTHTVYRPADLAAVGATKLPILAWANGACANEGDAFAKFLTEIAGHGYLVVAIGPIVGPKPPTAGPPQRPDMNAPPKTTSSQLIDAIDWAVAENARSDSRYKGRLDVKKIAVMGMSCGGLQAIEASADPRVTTTGVWNSGVLGTGTGGLPGANVTKASLKALHGPAIYVSGDASDIAFGNANDDFARIDHIPVVRAYEDGVGHGGTYGQPRGGAFGEVAVAWLNWQLKGDKAGRAMFVGPDCRLCARPGWHVERKGLK encoded by the coding sequence ATGAAGCTTCCGATTTTGGCCGCGACGCTGGCGGCCCTGGTCCTCCCCAGCGCGGTCGTCGCCCGTGAGCCAGCGCCCCCGCTTTATCAGGCCGTGATGGAAAGCGACCCGAGCTTGCCGACCCATACGGTCTACCGACCGGCGGACCTGGCCGCCGTGGGCGCGACAAAGCTGCCGATCCTGGCCTGGGCCAACGGCGCCTGCGCCAACGAGGGCGACGCCTTCGCCAAGTTCCTGACCGAGATCGCCGGGCACGGTTATCTGGTCGTGGCCATCGGTCCGATCGTCGGGCCCAAGCCGCCGACCGCGGGGCCGCCGCAGCGCCCTGACATGAACGCGCCGCCCAAGACCACCTCATCGCAACTGATCGACGCCATCGATTGGGCGGTCGCCGAGAACGCGCGGTCGGACAGCCGTTACAAGGGGCGTCTTGACGTCAAGAAGATCGCGGTGATGGGCATGTCCTGCGGCGGCCTCCAGGCCATCGAGGCGTCGGCCGACCCGCGCGTCACCACCACGGGCGTGTGGAACAGCGGCGTTCTGGGGACGGGAACGGGCGGCTTGCCGGGCGCCAACGTGACCAAGGCGAGCCTGAAGGCCCTCCACGGTCCGGCGATCTATGTCAGCGGCGACGCCAGCGACATCGCCTTCGGCAACGCCAATGACGACTTCGCGCGGATCGACCACATCCCGGTCGTTCGGGCCTACGAGGATGGCGTCGGCCACGGCGGGACCTATGGCCAGCCGCGCGGCGGCGCGTTCGGCGAGGTGGCTGTCGCATGGCTGAACTGGCAGCTGAAGGGCGATAAGGCCGGGCGGGCCATGTTCGTCGGTCCAGACTGCCGCCTCTGCGCGCGACCGGGTTGGCACGTCGAACGCAAGGGCCTGAAATAG
- a CDS encoding 2-hydroxyacyl-CoA dehydratase family protein — MSAPILACVGADIPRELVAAAGFTPVRLSAATAQTTDGLAGQTPRTSGLVAQVRNRDFAGVAIAHGCVEDAQLFSVLRELSRVGGFPAPPVVHLDILHGAEPAVRAYNRARLASFKAWLETLGGRAVTADALRAEIAASNAQRRSLAEVLALRAEKTPKLSGVQALDLIRHVSQAPREDGDRAIEAARAQARPLSGRRVLVTGSPHETTAVYAAIEAAGYVIVGEDHDWGEPSAVVLLDESLDPFDALAARWEAPPSSAPTGSSKVRAQALAAQASGLDVDAVLHVRLPGDEASPWDVAETRKALAAVGKPLATLRLDPVPDTADLAAKLSAFFADPSGPIAPAPRAPKPVTDGAKRPGAAANVGRRSQKALTSTADFATWQRDWFAEVRRKAAEGPFAVVNADAPQEILRAMDIPYVVNQWWASIVAAKQRGRDYAALLRAADYPSDVESYSAQGLAAALDTDVEAAPWGGLPKPDILALTAGSDAGPKLFEAWARETGAELFAYARSIEGRWDLPLEWWSDLPERWEETLEAERLDLLTAQLEASIPRLEAITGRKFEPARFVEVMNLVNEQEDYYRRTRDLIAATHPAPAGIVDTMPATMVPQWHRGSVWGRDAARRFYEEVAARVEAGEAACPGEKIRLMWVGRGLWSDMGFYQRWEESHGAVFVWSMYLGLAADGYLRSFEGEKDAMRALAARFVTMGDELRMPTWAGAWHVKEAQTHGVHGAVAIDDADPFVLAALERAGVPVLRLPMSNMSLEGDALEAAVTAFIESL; from the coding sequence ATGTCCGCGCCGATTTTGGCCTGCGTCGGGGCGGACATTCCGCGTGAACTGGTCGCCGCGGCGGGCTTCACGCCGGTGCGCCTGTCGGCCGCTACCGCCCAGACGACCGACGGCCTCGCCGGCCAGACGCCGCGCACGAGTGGGCTGGTGGCTCAGGTCAGGAACAGAGACTTCGCTGGCGTCGCCATCGCCCATGGATGCGTTGAGGACGCGCAGCTGTTCTCTGTGTTGCGCGAGCTGTCGCGGGTGGGAGGCTTCCCGGCGCCCCCGGTCGTTCACCTCGATATCCTGCACGGCGCTGAGCCGGCGGTCCGCGCCTACAATCGCGCGCGGCTGGCCAGCTTCAAGGCTTGGCTGGAGACGCTCGGCGGGCGGGCTGTCACCGCCGACGCCCTGCGCGCCGAGATCGCCGCGAGCAACGCCCAGCGCCGCAGCCTCGCCGAGGTCCTGGCCCTGCGCGCCGAGAAGACGCCGAAGTTGAGCGGCGTCCAGGCGCTAGACCTGATCCGCCACGTCAGCCAGGCCCCGCGCGAGGACGGCGACCGCGCCATCGAGGCCGCGCGCGCGCAGGCGCGGCCGCTCTCGGGCCGTCGCGTGCTGGTCACCGGCTCGCCGCATGAGACAACCGCAGTCTACGCCGCGATCGAAGCGGCCGGCTACGTGATCGTCGGCGAGGATCATGACTGGGGCGAGCCGTCGGCAGTCGTCCTGCTGGACGAAAGCCTGGATCCGTTCGACGCGCTCGCGGCGCGGTGGGAGGCGCCGCCGTCGTCCGCGCCCACGGGCTCCAGCAAAGTCCGCGCCCAGGCTCTCGCGGCCCAAGCCTCGGGGCTGGACGTCGATGCGGTTCTCCATGTCCGACTGCCGGGCGACGAGGCCTCGCCGTGGGACGTGGCCGAGACGCGAAAGGCGCTGGCCGCCGTCGGCAAGCCGCTGGCGACGCTACGACTGGATCCGGTCCCGGACACGGCCGACCTCGCCGCCAAGCTGTCGGCTTTCTTCGCCGATCCCTCCGGCCCGATCGCCCCCGCGCCGCGCGCTCCGAAGCCTGTCACCGACGGGGCGAAGCGTCCCGGCGCCGCCGCCAATGTCGGGCGGCGCAGCCAGAAGGCGCTGACCTCGACCGCCGATTTCGCGACCTGGCAACGCGACTGGTTCGCCGAGGTCCGGCGCAAGGCGGCGGAGGGGCCGTTCGCGGTGGTCAACGCCGACGCCCCGCAGGAAATCCTGCGGGCCATGGACATCCCCTATGTGGTGAACCAGTGGTGGGCCTCGATCGTGGCGGCCAAGCAGCGTGGCCGCGACTACGCCGCCCTGCTGCGGGCGGCCGACTATCCGTCCGACGTCGAGTCCTACAGCGCCCAGGGCCTGGCGGCGGCCCTCGACACGGACGTCGAGGCCGCGCCGTGGGGCGGTCTGCCCAAGCCCGACATCCTGGCCCTGACGGCGGGCTCTGACGCCGGACCCAAGCTGTTCGAGGCCTGGGCCCGCGAGACGGGCGCGGAGCTTTTCGCCTACGCGCGCTCGATCGAGGGACGCTGGGACCTGCCCCTGGAATGGTGGTCCGATCTGCCCGAGCGGTGGGAAGAGACCCTCGAGGCCGAGCGACTGGACCTGCTGACCGCCCAGCTGGAGGCCAGCATCCCGCGCCTGGAGGCGATCACCGGTCGCAAGTTCGAGCCGGCCCGCTTCGTCGAGGTGATGAACCTCGTCAACGAGCAGGAGGACTACTACCGCCGCACGCGCGACCTGATCGCCGCCACCCATCCGGCCCCGGCGGGCATCGTCGACACCATGCCGGCCACTATGGTGCCGCAGTGGCATCGCGGCTCGGTCTGGGGCCGCGACGCGGCCAGGCGTTTCTACGAAGAGGTCGCCGCGCGTGTCGAGGCCGGAGAGGCCGCGTGCCCGGGCGAGAAGATTCGCCTGATGTGGGTCGGACGCGGGCTCTGGAGCGACATGGGCTTCTACCAGCGCTGGGAGGAGAGCCACGGCGCGGTGTTCGTCTGGTCGATGTATCTGGGCCTAGCCGCCGACGGCTATCTGCGATCGTTCGAGGGCGAGAAGGACGCCATGCGCGCCCTGGCCGCGCGCTTCGTGACCATGGGCGACGAGCTGCGCATGCCGACCTGGGCGGGCGCCTGGCACGTCAAGGAAGCTCAGACCCACGGCGTGCACGGGGCGGTGGCGATCGACGACGCCGACCCCTTCGTCCTGGCCGCCCTGGAGCGCGCCGGCGTGCCGGTGCTGCGCCTGCCGATGAGCAATATGAGCCTTGAGGGCGACGCTCTGGAGGCGGCCGTCACGGCCTTCATCGAGAGCCTTTGA
- a CDS encoding CaiB/BaiF CoA transferase family protein, translating to MTDAPADTRPRPLEGLKVIDLTRALAGPYATLLLAGLGATVIKVEDPRGGDLARENSPYVGRDGVSVERRHEDDLSISHLTRARGKYGVSLNLKHPKAREVFADLARDADIVVENFTSGTADRLGVGYAAAKAANPGIIYCSLSGFGAGVSEGSKAMDVLIQALSGAMYTSGGPDDPPVRIGVPMADMLAPVFGVIGVLAALEQRRRTGQGQQVDVSMLGALTSFVAIENWQAMALAGMEARTGLTVQRLSPFGVFRCADGYVSIVAVHEGLARGLFKAMENEALGEDPRFATRDRRVANAKVLEALIEAWSSQLPTDEVVRRLEAQGVPAAPVRHPAEGLHDPRVLARGETMPITHPAYTRDDGLLTSGVRDPVLRRAHGL from the coding sequence GTGACTGACGCCCCCGCCGATACCCGTCCTCGCCCGCTCGAGGGCCTGAAGGTCATCGACCTGACCCGGGCGCTCGCGGGGCCCTACGCCACGCTGTTGCTGGCGGGCCTGGGCGCGACGGTGATCAAGGTGGAAGATCCGCGTGGCGGTGATCTGGCGCGGGAGAACAGCCCCTATGTCGGTCGCGACGGGGTCAGTGTAGAGCGCCGCCATGAGGACGATCTTTCGATCTCGCACCTGACCCGGGCGCGCGGCAAGTACGGCGTCAGCCTGAACCTCAAGCATCCAAAGGCCAGAGAGGTGTTCGCGGACCTGGCGCGCGACGCCGACATCGTCGTCGAGAATTTCACGAGCGGCACGGCCGACCGCCTGGGCGTGGGCTACGCGGCGGCCAAGGCGGCCAATCCGGGGATCATCTACTGCTCACTGAGCGGCTTCGGCGCGGGCGTGTCCGAAGGCAGCAAGGCCATGGACGTGCTGATCCAGGCGCTCAGCGGCGCCATGTACACCAGCGGCGGGCCGGACGATCCGCCGGTCCGGATCGGCGTTCCGATGGCCGACATGCTGGCCCCGGTGTTCGGGGTCATCGGCGTGCTCGCCGCGCTGGAGCAGCGTCGCCGCACGGGGCAAGGGCAGCAGGTCGACGTCTCGATGCTGGGCGCCCTGACCTCGTTCGTGGCGATCGAGAACTGGCAGGCTATGGCGCTGGCAGGGATGGAGGCGCGCACCGGGCTGACGGTGCAGCGCCTGTCACCGTTCGGCGTCTTCCGCTGCGCGGACGGCTATGTCTCGATCGTCGCCGTGCATGAGGGCTTGGCGCGCGGCCTGTTCAAGGCCATGGAAAACGAGGCGCTGGGCGAGGATCCGCGCTTCGCCACGCGTGACCGCCGCGTCGCCAACGCCAAGGTCCTGGAAGCCCTGATCGAGGCCTGGTCCAGCCAACTGCCGACCGACGAGGTCGTGCGACGACTGGAAGCGCAGGGCGTTCCGGCCGCGCCGGTCCGCCATCCCGCCGAGGGGCTGCACGATCCTCGCGTCCTGGCGCGGGGCGAGACCATGCCGATCACCCATCCCGCCTACACGCGCGACGACGGCTTGCTGACCAGCGGCGTGCGCGATCCAGTTCTCCGAAGGGCGCACGGGCTTTGA
- a CDS encoding TonB-dependent receptor plug domain-containing protein: protein MKTTNSRHACVSHLAMIVAAWSAASAVQAQTAPQPSTIEDTAVSEIVVTGTSIRGVAAAGSPTVGVSLQDLKASGAGTPSDALRMLPQVLNLGADESRSSFNGGAQDAAANSTAVRTANLRGVGPEATLLLLNGRRLAPNGIIKALGDLDQIPTSAVARIEVVTDGASAIYGSDAVAGVVNLITRRSLDGGETTFRYGFADNVSQKQFSQTFGKTWDTGELFFSFEHNERGNLSGVDRDFASQNRTTRGGTDARPFTAAPGNIVIGGVRYALPAGNGVGINPSALVAGTANRYDEGAAADLLPKQNRNTILFNVHQHIGDKAEVWYEGFYTRRKYNLAAPPALFSLTVRNTNPWFVSPAGQTSETVEYRLTDDADPNSTGFENAQQNAIGFNYDLGKQWRIAAYADHSISRGFQDRKNVLNNAALTAALASSSQATAFNPFGDGTFNRTNNSALLDIIDANRATWGTNIAKDYSIKADGPIFDLPAGSVRVAVGAEYHDNSFKQTLEATNVLASGAATYKIVRNSRDIKTLYGELFVPIVGPSNALPGVQRLELSLAGRREDYSDFGNTTNPKIGVIYAPISDLTLRATYGTSFRAPSLIDSADQIKNIFIQNLTDPTSSTGVTRGIFTNGGNGQLGPETAKTWSAGLDWKPKAISGLSVSATWYKILYNNRIDVTPNTALANGSVYAAFVTRRPAASDTAGTAAFNALVAAALASPDLQNPVEPVANINVLIDGRRQNLGQLDQRGLDVSVRYAFSTPVGDWTVSTEVAKILKLERKTAASAPWQDVLDTFGNPIDLRVRGAVGWRSDGWSANLFANYTDSYLNTAVTPNVKVKSQTIFDATASYAFEREAGWAKDLRISANVMNLFDKDPPVVLNGTLSWDSQAASPLGRFVSVEISKAW from the coding sequence ATGAAGACCACCAATTCACGCCACGCCTGCGTCTCGCACCTTGCGATGATCGTCGCCGCCTGGTCGGCCGCGTCGGCCGTGCAGGCGCAGACCGCGCCACAACCCTCGACCATAGAAGATACGGCGGTCTCAGAGATCGTGGTCACGGGGACCAGCATTCGTGGGGTGGCGGCCGCCGGCTCGCCCACGGTCGGCGTAAGCCTTCAGGACCTGAAGGCCTCCGGGGCCGGCACACCCAGCGACGCGCTGCGCATGCTGCCCCAGGTGTTGAACCTGGGCGCCGATGAAAGCCGCAGCAGCTTCAACGGCGGGGCGCAGGACGCCGCGGCCAACTCCACCGCCGTTCGCACCGCCAACCTCCGCGGCGTCGGTCCCGAGGCCACTCTGCTGCTGCTGAACGGCCGCCGGCTGGCGCCAAACGGCATCATCAAGGCGCTGGGCGACCTCGACCAGATCCCGACCTCCGCCGTCGCGCGCATCGAGGTCGTCACGGACGGCGCCTCGGCCATCTACGGTTCGGACGCCGTGGCCGGTGTCGTGAACCTGATTACGCGCCGCTCGCTCGACGGCGGCGAGACCACCTTCCGCTACGGTTTCGCCGACAACGTCTCGCAGAAGCAGTTCAGCCAAACGTTTGGCAAGACCTGGGACACCGGCGAGCTGTTCTTCTCGTTCGAACACAACGAGCGCGGCAATCTGTCGGGCGTGGATCGCGACTTCGCCAGCCAGAACCGCACCACGCGGGGCGGCACGGACGCCCGTCCCTTCACCGCCGCGCCGGGCAACATCGTCATCGGCGGCGTGCGCTACGCCCTGCCCGCCGGCAACGGCGTCGGGATCAATCCGTCGGCCCTGGTGGCTGGCACGGCCAATCGCTACGACGAGGGGGCGGCCGCCGACCTGCTGCCCAAACAGAACCGCAACACGATCCTGTTCAACGTCCACCAGCACATCGGCGACAAGGCCGAGGTCTGGTACGAGGGCTTCTACACCCGCCGCAAATATAACCTCGCCGCGCCGCCCGCCCTCTTCAGCCTGACGGTGCGCAACACCAATCCCTGGTTCGTCTCGCCCGCCGGCCAGACCTCCGAGACGGTCGAATACCGCCTGACCGACGACGCCGATCCGAACTCGACGGGCTTCGAGAACGCCCAGCAGAACGCGATCGGGTTCAACTACGATCTGGGCAAGCAATGGCGGATCGCCGCCTATGCCGACCACAGCATCAGCCGGGGCTTCCAGGACCGCAAGAACGTCCTGAACAACGCCGCCCTCACCGCGGCTCTCGCCAGCAGCAGTCAGGCGACCGCGTTCAATCCGTTCGGCGACGGGACGTTCAACCGCACCAACAACTCCGCCCTGCTCGACATCATCGACGCCAACCGCGCGACGTGGGGCACCAACATCGCCAAGGACTATTCGATCAAGGCCGACGGTCCGATCTTCGACCTGCCCGCGGGCTCGGTCCGCGTCGCGGTGGGCGCCGAGTACCACGACAACAGCTTCAAGCAGACGCTTGAGGCGACCAACGTCCTGGCCAGCGGCGCGGCGACCTACAAGATCGTGCGCAACAGCCGCGACATCAAAACCCTGTACGGCGAGCTGTTCGTGCCGATCGTCGGGCCGTCGAACGCCCTGCCGGGCGTGCAGCGCCTGGAGCTGTCACTGGCCGGCCGGCGCGAGGACTATTCCGACTTCGGCAACACCACCAACCCGAAGATCGGGGTCATCTACGCGCCGATCTCCGACCTGACGCTGCGCGCCACCTATGGCACCTCGTTCCGCGCCCCGTCGCTGATCGACAGCGCCGACCAGATCAAGAACATCTTCATCCAGAACCTGACCGACCCGACGTCTTCCACCGGCGTCACCCGCGGCATCTTCACCAACGGCGGCAACGGCCAGCTGGGTCCGGAGACGGCCAAGACTTGGTCGGCGGGCCTGGACTGGAAGCCGAAGGCGATCAGCGGCCTCAGCGTCTCGGCCACCTGGTACAAGATCCTCTACAACAACCGCATCGACGTGACACCGAACACGGCCCTGGCCAACGGTTCGGTCTATGCGGCCTTCGTCACGCGCCGCCCGGCGGCGTCGGACACGGCGGGGACGGCAGCCTTCAACGCCCTGGTCGCCGCCGCCCTGGCCAGCCCCGACCTGCAGAACCCGGTCGAGCCGGTCGCCAACATCAACGTGCTGATCGACGGCCGCCGCCAGAACCTGGGCCAGCTGGACCAGCGCGGCCTGGACGTCTCGGTCCGCTACGCCTTCAGCACGCCCGTCGGCGACTGGACGGTGTCGACCGAGGTCGCCAAGATCCTGAAACTGGAACGCAAGACCGCCGCGAGCGCGCCTTGGCAGGATGTGCTGGACACCTTCGGCAACCCGATCGACCTGCGCGTGCGCGGCGCAGTCGGCTGGCGCTCGGACGGCTGGTCGGCGAACCTCTTCGCCAACTACACCGACAGCTACCTGAACACCGCCGTCACGCCGAACGTGAAGGTCAAGAGCCAGACGATCTTCGACGCGACGGCGTCCTACGCCTTCGAGCGCGAGGCCGGCTGGGCCAAGGACCTGAGAATCTCGGCCAACGTCATGAACCTGTTCGACAAGGATCCGCCGGTCGTTCTGAACGGCACCCTGTCGTGGGACAGCCAGGCCGCTTCGCCGCTGGGTCGCTTCGTCTCCGTGGAGATCAGCAAGGCCTGGTGA